In the Colias croceus chromosome 1, ilColCroc2.1 genome, caattcgcaacatgttgggttacgcccccaacgtgccctcaactatactattcacgacacaatctgtcagctcactgcagattgtatcaacagattgttactgaaattgaatcgtgagtaggctacttaaatatttgttaatttataatctatatattttttttataaaaactgtaTGGCGGACGGGAGCTGTATAGATCTCCAATCTCTGTGGTATAGATAAATAGATTGTCAAAAAACTTCACGCAGTCGCACTTCCAAGTTCCAAGCTCTACTTCAGATACCTACGCTGTGTTCAGATACCTACTAAGATGGAATGTATTGGATATTAAATACGGCCATTACATACACGTTGGTACTCtgttttcaattatattatcatctaCAATCAGGTCAACGTCGCTAGAGCTCATGCTTCTAAGGTAATGTTTATTAGTGACAAATTGgtttgaaaaaatgttatgaaatttaatttatcaaggATTAATATTAACAACAGAATCATatgaaattgtttgttttctcGATTTGTCTAGATATGAtgtgattataaatattaaaataaccatgATCAGTCATGTCTTTTCAAAATcgataggtacctaggtagttatttgataaatttgaTCTCAGTAAACTAATATGACAATCAAAGTTTAAGGAAATTAATATCGTTTCGATTGATTAGAAATTTGTAATAGAAAAGagtaaattaaaagaatagatacgaaattatacataatttgcCATATTTAGATAATATCTAAAGATATTACAATTTGTAGCTATAATTTCCTGTTTAACATAAAAAGTACCAATTCCAATCTATTccaaaaacaattttactaCACACAACCACACCAACTATTTCCTTATCCATTTgccattaaataatatgtataataaatagtagaaagttaaattattttgttaaatacaattgtttaaatttgcatgtaattgtaggtatatatgGTAGAAAGATGGAGGCATTATCAACTGCCTCCCAAGGGGACAGCAGTGTGAAGAGTGATGACAGTAGTCCTCCCAACGAAGGCGGGAGGAGCTCTCCACCTCCTAATTGTGCTATTTGTCTAGGAACATGTAAAAACAAATCATTTACAGACTCATGCCTTCAtcagttttgttttaaatgtctGCTCACTTGGAGTAAAGTAagttcataattaaaattttgtttatattcactcatttaatatagaaaaaaagcTTTCTAGATTCCTTGTGTGATGATTAAGACACAGTGATCATCAAAAGTTTAttatcatgtttttttttgttgtcaataataatcaaattggCACTTGACTACACTGAATTTTTTATCACAAATATcacttttttacaacaaagcaagtataattaatatttgtctCAAAATATAAGGTTGGTGAATTGGCTATTAAATCAagtcattatatattttttcataatgtttgtgtaaatatataaactaaatttttaataaataatttcaggTTAAAGCGGAGTGCCCCCTGTGTAAGCAAAATTTCAAATCAATTATTCATAATGTACGCTCAAATCATCAATATGAACAATATATGGTTGAACAGACTCAAGAGGATATTGAGAGAATTGAAATGGATAACTTTACAAACGCAACTAGAAGATTTAGATACAGGTACACTtaagttatgtttatttctatataatgttatatatattaaatactgaCTACCTACAATTTTGTCTAAGCGTTCTAACAGACAAACGGCAAGTTGTGAACGGCAGAGGCTACTTTAGCTGTTGACAGGTGGCGACGCTTGTAGTTTGTGTTGACAGCAAACTCCAAGCGTTTGACATTTGACGCTATCCGTTTTTGCGTGTCGACAGCAGCAGTCGACATATTCACTGCTGCCGCCGACGCTTCAACGACTGCCGTCGACATGTGGCGACAGCTGAAGTAGCCTCTGCCGTTTGCAACTTGCCATTCGTCTGTTAGAACGCTAAGGTAAAAGTCCCATCTCGGGTACTTAActgagtatattttttaattttgaacacaacttatgatgtattatttatttatactatacAAAGTAACTATATTAAATATGAGGATAAAATTAACCATTTATTATAgtcaaaattgaaataataataaagatgtacatatttaatttaataattgtaagtaatatattagtgcccttacgcactagcggttaaccgcgggggcggctaaccgcgcggttacattttaatatgcaaccgctttTATGATTAGTGCGTACAATCATAAGCGGTTGCGTAtttaaaatgggaaagcggctaaccgcgcggttagccgcccccgcggttaaccgctagtgcgtaagggcacttaGTATACCCATACCTTCTATTTGATAAACTTTGACCTACATAAAACCAACTGTAAATTCATACATGTTGTCTTatcaacaaatttaaaaactgtATTAAGTCTTACAAAAGTTTCATTAGagagtaatatatttttctttagatGTGATATTatctttctttattattatataagaaagCAAAAGATGATTTAATTAGAAACTGAACAATGCATTTGCAATTTACAACAAAGCTTGATGAAGGCTCTGTGAGCAACTGGTGAACCCCAGTTACTAGAAGGCTTAATGGTTCTTGAAATTGTTTcttatttcaaacaaaatttgCGATTATTATACGTATATTTTAGCATCTAAGACTACCCATACCTGATGAAAGATGTTTTAatcaatatatagtataaaacgAAGTTGCTTTCAGCTGTCTGTATGTcacaacagattttgatgggaTTTTTCTAATAGATAGTCactcaagaggaaggttttagtataaaatatattagggTTTTACGAATTGGGCGAAGCCGCTGAAAGCTAGTAAAAGATAATGTAATCAAATTGAGAGaaatttcattgatttaatatttgtgCAATTATGTTTACAGGACAACTCTTACTTTGCCCAGACGGGATACTATGGCAATTCAGCAGCTCCTACTTCAGCATTACCCCTTAGTGGCTGATGCGCTCCCAACACCACCTCATCGTCGTAGGCCCTCTTCATACTTCAGACGCACTGTATATAGACATAATCTATGGGCTCGCCCCCTTCCTGACTTCACAGGAAGATTTAGAGATTGCAGCCCAGAATTTTACaggtttgtttataatatagtataagGTGTATTGATAGAGACACCTTACAAAAGTCACACTTGAAGCTTAAGTTGATCTGTATGGTCAATAAATCAATGGTTTATGGTTAactagtacctatatatacctaaatgataattgaaaataaaagtatgttATTAGACTGTTTCCTTTTTCCATCCCAGtctttttttcctttgtacccCTCATCAATGCTTTGGTCATCCCATACCTATAAAAGTCACCAATCCATTTGTAGGCGTAAGGACTTTGCAAGCAGTCCTACTTACTgcaaattattgatttaatgtGACTTATTGTAAAGTGCTGTAAATGAACTCAGATAATATACACCTCATACAGTATACTACACCACTGAATGCATTTTTCAGTAATTGGAACCGTTAAATTAGGCATACTTGACAtacatctataataatactaatataatttataggtacAACGACTCTCAAATGCACCGTTTGATGCCTTGGCTAAATAGGGAACttcactatttattaaatgaaaatactgGACATATTGCATATGTGATGAGTCAAATCGCAGATTTACTTCCTAGATATCACATTAACTCACCAGAGTTTCGGGAAGGAATGCAAAGATATTTTGGTGATAGAACAGAACATTTTCTGCACGAGCTTTATTGTTTCGCTTCAACACCTTACGATATATCTGGATATGACCGAAACGTACAGTACACCACGGACTCTCGTATATCCACGATGGTTAATGAAATACTTTCAAGTTcagattcggaaagcagtgtaGATTCTGATATAGTGTTGGTTTCGCGTTCCATGCCAGCTGAGGCTCCTCCGGGTCCTTCGCGAGTACCGGCCCCCGTCTACCCGCAGAACTTCATCTCAGAACCCACCGCAGACAACGTTATATCTATCGAAACATTATCACAGTCCGACTCCGATGACGACTCATCGGAAGTAATGGTCATTGGATACATAAAACCTCCTCATGCGCGAACGCCTGAAGTAGTCGATTTATTGGGATCAGATAGTGATGTAGTAATTGAAGATGAAACACAACCAGAACCACCTCAAACACCTGAAGTACAGGAAAATAGACCAGCACCACTTGTAAAATTAACACTAACCCAACATAATGCTCAAACTGCCGCTGACTCCGACAGTGAAGGCAGCACATACACCCCACCGCTGCCTCGTAAGCGGCCGCACCTGTCGACGGACACTTCGCCTTCGTCCTCTAACGTGGAAACCTCACTGAGTTCATCCACTACATCTAAATCGAGAACACACGAGACATCACCGTCATCGAGTTCATCTACACTTTCCTACTACAGCGATTCCAGTTGTGACTTATTCAATCCACgtgaaaagaaaaagaaaaagaatacGAAAAAGGCGAGTAGTAATTTAGAAAAACCAAAAAAGAAATCTAAAAAAACCAAATCaaatgcacataaaaataagaaaatcaaAACCAGCAGCGCCACTGAGAAAAAGGTTACAAATAATAGTCGTAAGTCTACTTCCGGTAAAGGGGTGAAATCTTCGAAACGATCTAATAGTACTTCTAATACTCCTCCTATCTTAGATCAACCCAGTACAAGCGGTACCCAAAGTAGcagtaaaagtaataaaaagcgAAAGATTGATAAGAAACATAGCAGCCGGGAGAGCAAAAGACTGAGAAGCGTGGTTAATGTTGTAAATAGGTATTTGAGAAGTTCTAGTAGTCGAGAATCGAATCACACGAGTACCTCAAAGTCTTCTTCATCTACTAGCTCTTCAATTCCTGAACGACATGGATCTATTACAGACAATGTTACCAGTGCAAGTGCAAACTTGTCAGATTCATCTGATTCCGAGTACAACCTGCCATTGAATCtaactgtaaaaatattacagcctcaaaaataaaatatgctgtgattaactaattaattataattgccAGAAATTAATTACTAAGATTCAGATATTACACATTATGTgcttattattacttatacaTAACATTCGGCATGGTTATCTATTATAGTAATGAAGCGAAAATCTTTGTAGCCCTAATATTATTTCTGTGAATGCATGAATCTGGGCAAAATTGTTGAGacatcatataaataaaaattatattcagaGAGGATTTCAAACAGTTCTTGCTTTGCTATTCATGAACAGATTATTAGCTACCTACTATCAGTGCAAGAGTAGTTTAATTTGGTtgaaataaattcttaaaaattttaaaatcatacaaaaaaatataataaaatatgtatatttttcatatgtatttatgattatttgttttattaaatatgaaattaattaaggCATCCAAATTAGAGGTACATcgcgatttaaaaaatgctgATATGTGCATGattggtacataatatactgtaaataaatataataaaaataatttagacaTAGCTTTGGATTTTTGTAAATGAACAATGTTTTTATCCGGTTCTtggtaatttaatatttatttctggaTTTAATTTCCATGTATATGTATGTGATATGgataaagaattaaaattatgcatCATACAAATGGCTTCCTTTTATTTCGTACACATTcgtctttaattaaaaaagaatacaACTGCTAAATAACACTGGTAAGTTTTAAATGAATAGAAACACAATTCTAGTAAAGGCACTTAAATACCTTGGTACCTCATAggtctttcaaataaaacaacatattataaatgcaaaagatGTTAGAAtagatgtatgtatgttactCTTTACGACAAAACTACCGGAAGGGTGTGGATACAGTAATATAGGTTATCAGATTAACACATGAATTACTAGATTTTGCCTGCGGGTTCGTCCGTGAGTGCAACGGCACAGAACAACTAGAATATGCGTATTGTCCCGAGCTTTTACACGGCGCATGAAGCTTGGGCTGGTTCCTCCCGATTCTTGCCCCCAGATTTAGTATATGGaggttctttttaatttaactgtCAAAATTCTAGTTTTGAAAGCGTTCGAgagaaaaatgaatttaatttaataaaggcGAAATGTAaagcattttttaaaataattattctgtaTCGTTAATAACGAGGAccatatgtaaataaaacaataaatgtagtttaagttatttttttatcaatactacattatttcttatgttacaaataaaatctatggAAAAGAACTTCAGCTAGAAAAAtatctttacaatattaattgtatggctacaaacaataataattcaacaaaatataaGGTATGTTTCAAACTCTGAGCAATAAAAAGATGCGTCACATCGAATTGGACGGTCTTAtcttacaatattaatataaagaacatttcaaaatgtctattttattctatcgtatttataatacttgtataagttatttttatggcGTTTAAATTTTCTCTTAGCACCAGCGTGACAAGGCCAAATCACAAGCAATTCAAAGACACGTGGCACGAATATATaacattgataaaaaattataagcgaAAGCTACAAAATGTTCACAACATAATTACAGAATTCGCTTAGCGTACAAGCatgtgtttaaaattttataaaaagcttAAAGTTATGAGTCATATCGAAATAAactgcataatatatttgcaATCAATTTGTTAagctaaaatttatataaaatttatacatacGTAACATTAAaagattaatataatatgtctatTTTATTGCTTTTGGTGTGTATAAGTGTTTTGTACTattcatttttgtttatcaataatgaatataatacaagACTAGCTATTATGCAACGTTCTTTActaatacattaattaatatgtaatacataCATTGTTAGCAATAGCTTTTTGTATTTAAGTATACCCATAAATTACCTTTCGggcttatttattaaaacggCAAAATTATTCCCaattataagtataaaaaagtaaatacttTGCATGATATCATATAAAACGTGTcttgataattaaaaatcgATTTATGTTTACCAATTTCTAAagcatatattttgtataaaatgtaaaatgaacTCAAGACCTAAACACGTCTATTCGTAAATTGTTAAgctttaattaattcatattaaGCTGCTCAATTGATTCAAGTGGTATGTATTTGTTGTGTAAAAATCTTTGTCACACATGACAACTAAACTACATTAAAGAATGTATTGCCAGTAAATGGCAtatgattttattgataatttatgAGGGGTTAACTTCCACCACCGTGTTCATGTGTTGAGGGTGCGGCTTGAACTCGACCACTTCATTCCACACCAattctgaaataaaacaatataaaaagtgaatttttgatattattgatGCAATGTATGTAGTAGTATTTTTGTGGACCTCTGTTTCAGACTTTGAATACGTCAATAATCTCTGGCTGTCCATCCACATTTCCACATTCttacattcattttattaaggtACAAATGAAATAACGAACATATCCTTTTAAGTTATTTAGTTGGGTTTCTGCAAACAAGTTACCAGTTTTTAAAGAATGaggaaaaaatttaatttgggAATAAATGAATGTACTGGGAGGGATAAGGAAAAGTAAACGAGTCTAGTGACTCTGTATGCTTTATTTGGTAGATTATATTACCCTTCCACTTGTCGACGGGCAGGTCCATGTCCTCGAAGCTCTGGTCGTAGGGCGCGGACACCGGCTCGTCGGTCGGGTCCGCGTACTGCGCCAGGTACTCGTGCGCGAGCGCCTGCTCTGCTGTTATACGCCTGGAATATAAgccaattatattaaatactttgCGATTAGTCCGGTGCTGGGGGTTGCCATGacgttataaaatagtatttattcaattgtgGGATAGTGATTGCGCTAGACGACCTATATAGACAGGTCTGTCATTCTTTCAAgaacgtaatttaatataataaaagtatagAATTGGAATAACccgatattaaaataagactttaTATAACGACTCTGTGCATGTCGCGATAAAACACTATTTTGACAAATTTGATTCAGTAAcccaaattttaataatgtatcaTTGCGATTATTATGTTAAGACATCACAAAAATGCCTTAAGAAGATGACTAGGCACTACTAAAAtgattatcattattataaataactagataACTTCTCAAACTTTTATTACCCGAGTCTCTATGAGGAAAattagagatattttttttttgtttgtgacGAATAAACGCAAAAAAGATCTgactgatatttttttatcactatGCATTATAACTGAATGACTTAACGTCTTTTTTATCGCGCAATAACCTGTTCGTCTGCTGTCTGCGGGACGAATGTTAAGTATGGTTCAAATATATATGTAACAaggaaaaaagaaaacaatctTACTTATCAGCGTCCAGCTCGAGCATGAGTTCGAGCAAGTTGACGGCGAGCGGGTTCGCGCCGCGAAACACTTCGCGGAAGTCGCGGCGCCGCAGCGTCGGCAACGATTGGATGTAATTACGCGCCTGAAATCATTATAATACGAGTCAATTTATAGGCTCCCACGCTTAGATGAATAACGCCTAGATCGATATAGGCCTATAATCCCTAGTCCTAGTCTTCCTACAAACGCTAAAATATCTAAAGTGAAACGAAAAAGAGATCGACAGATACACGTGAGCATTACCTACTTGCTTAAGTTCGCAAGGCACGCAGCCACGCACGCGCACGTATAAAACTTTACAGTACACAGTACAACTTTACAGTACTTGTAGTGTTCGGGCGGACAGACTACTGAGCTTGAGCCTGTATTTGGCTCAGTTTGAATAACTCACTTTACTTGCGCGTAGTCGGTTTCTAGGCGTTATTATTCTAAGCTTCCACTTGGTATAggaactttattaaataaaaaagaataacaAGACGTGATTCTTTGATTCAATTTTCGAATTTTtagagtaaaataataaattatactttttttctgatttaaacaaaaaatctcttttttttttctcaaagcGTCAAACTTTCgctgtaaataattttatagatatacatataatacgCCCACAAagctttatataaaaaatcccCTCTCTATATAGATAGTACATTGCAATTTCGATAACAAAAATAGACAATCGTTCACAACACTCCACAATGCAAACATATACACATATACAAATACTTGTGTAAACATATTGGACTGATAATGGATAAAGACTCATCACTTGTTTAAATAAcggattgtttttttttttaaacaaatacagGTTTTGATATACTTACTTAGTTcactttaaatattgtttttgaatatAACTTTTGCTTACTTGAGTAAGTTTTATTAGGTATTCAGAATTCATGCGTATTAGAAAGGTaggcaataaaaaatatgaaaatttttaattattagcaataattaaattatggaaaataagttaactgtggattattttttagtagaaaatgttaaattaacaGATTTATGTGCCTGATTTGTTACAcgctataaataatatatcgcGTAATGCTATTAATATGTGGAgcagtattataattatttatgttatataaCCTCATTAGTCCTTACCTCTTCACTTATAATTTTGTCTATGGTCTCCTGTTCTGGTTTCccacataaaaacaatattctcGTGAGGTGATCAATATCTGAATGCGTAAACGTTAAGGTTACAAGCACCAAACTTACACAAGCATAGAATGAACAAAGACAGtctcatattattaaaagccATGTTATATGCTGGTATGTATACAAGGcgcaatataatataaaccgaagcagaacatattatttacataataatgcCACCAGACCCAGGACTACAACAAGTTACTTACAGATTCAGAAGATATTTTCTGCATAAACTCCTGAGCTGGTGTGCCCAAAATCTCCATTATTAAATTCAGTTGATGGATATCTGTCTCGTCCATTAAGGTTGCAagcaaaaagaaataataatattatctactaacACTGAGTTGAGGTTACTTGAAGCATACAAAGTTAAAATAGTTTTGAAAAACTTAGAACACAAAATTATGACTACCTGACACCACAGCACTTTTGAAAAGAGCTTGATTACTTTACTACTAAggaaagatataaaaaaatgcaagaattaatttatagtatGTTACCATATAAAAATGATCATAATGATAGAAAAAGAACGGTTTTTAGCACTGTACCTTGTATGCCTTTGGACAattgtcaatttttttataacttaccTTTTAATACAAGTGCAATCTCACATAGCTAACAATGAACATTAACTACAGTTATATAATTGTACTACAAAAGGATACGGTCAGTTCCAGGGAAGAGAGTCCTGCCGGTAAGCAACTCGGCCATTATACACCCAACAGACCAAATATCCactgtttgattgtaatgcaTCCAGTTAAGCATGATCTCAGGAGCCCGATACcatctaaaattaaaaatagcttTTGTCTAGTTCATACTGGGCAACCTGACAAAATGTGGACATTGtgatattaaattgaattggAGGAAAAATTCATTGGTTTGACTTTTAAATAGAAAAGTCAATAATAAAGTGATACTTTTCTACAATGTCACTTTAGAATCAAACCCAtgcatttttaatgattttaatacTGACCTAGTAGCTACATAACCAGTCATTTCAGTTTCAGTTGGTCTGGCCAAACCAAAATCTAGAATTTTCAGTTCACAATCTTCATTTACTGCAATGTTTGAGGGCTTGAGATCCTGTGGAATACTATTTTGTTAcacatatatatgtatattcttACTTAACTCAATTATTAAActgtaatttacatttttaaccaTCTAAAAAAAGAAGGTCGCAATTCCactgttttttaacaatgttAATAAGAAGCttcaatttatattctttaGAATTTAATGGGTACAAAAAAGGGCAGCTGAAATAAATCATGTTTCTcatatattatcttatatttatcACACATATTtaccataatatatttctgatacttataaaatatgtatataagttAAATGACTTACTCTATGTATAATTCCTGCAGAGTGAATGTACTTAAGTCCTCTCAATATCTGGTAGACAAGAAATTGGACATGATCATCAGATAGTTTCTGTGTGCGTATAATATTGTTGAGATCAGCTCCCATTAGATGTGTAACAAGGTACACTTGTTGAAACTCTTCTAAACTCTTTTCAGGTGTGAATACATCTAGCAGACCTagaatattgaaaatgttgcttacatttttaaaaaatcctaGGTTGATTCACttttagttataataaaattttctttataatcaACATACCAATAACATTTTCATGGTTCATGTGCTTCAACATCCGAAGCTCACGATATGTTCTTTTAGCATGTACGGCTGATTGAAATGGTCTggccaatttttttattgctacTTTCATATTATGCAGTGTATCTATAGAGGAGctgtaacaaataataatatattgaatacttgaataagtaggtacctgcattgtttatttatgatatCTACAGTTAGCTTTTAATATGCTTTTGGGGACTAATTACATACAAGAACTTTGTCACAGTGATAGCAAACATAATAACAAGATaagaaattaatatgaaaataatttctacCACCCACACACATTTGCACGATATTacgttcattttttataatagatatcGACTCGCACTATCTCATATATTAGAACAttcatacaaattatttaagttttgaaaGCATGTTGGCACTGTGCCTATGATAtcttaatgaattaaatattacataccaAACCTGCCCGTAAGCGCCAGAGCCTACAGGTGTAAGCATCTGATAACGTTCCGGTACTATCCATTCTGTTTTATTGATTTCTACGGTATGATAACGAGGCATTTTTTTCACTTAACTTAAGTAAGCACCGcaagaaaataatgaatatattttttaaaacaaattgttttaGTAAAAAAGTTCCCAAAATGAAAATGTCTAATTGTAATTAGATTTAGAAATATAGACACAATTGTCAAACTTGTCAATGTCATGtgaatatgtgattaaaatgtTGCCAATACTTAATTTACAAATAGTTTCGATTCTTGGTAAATCCTTAAAACTCCGACTtcaatcataatttaattttaatatgctacaagtaattatataatttaaaacatcagcgttttgttttattttgaaaggCAAGGTCGACTTCTTTTAGGATGGTAACTATCTGAATCtgtcaaaattatttcattcaaaatttgATCAATCTGTCAATTTTATATACTCGCTGCCTTAGACTCTTTGCTATGTTAGGTATTTCGACCTCTCATCTAAATTAATTCATACATATTGCCTCAAAAAAGTTAGGCacagtacaaaaataataatggctCAAACGGCGGGCGTAAAGCCCATGACCATAGCTGGTCGTGTGGCTATGGAAAGGGAAAGATGTATTGGAATGACTGATGCAGAAAGGCAGTGGCGAAAgcaatggttaaaagatcaaGTTTTGGCTCCTAATGAACCCGTACATGTTGAGGAATACTGGAAGGAACGTACAAATCCTATTCGGCGATTCTACCGTAAACCATTAGATTTATTATACGACAAGCTAACCCCTGTTTTGGTAAGATTACATAACAAAATAAcctaaacaaatatttacagCAAAACCTTACTTAAAATGAACTATTCCGTTTGTAGGGAAAACATCGCGCTGCCGATTATAGATACATCACTGGAAAACTTGGTTTGATCGCTCTTGGTGTTTTAGCAACACAT is a window encoding:
- the LOC123696214 gene encoding E3 ubiquitin-protein ligase Topors, with amino-acid sequence MEALSTASQGDSSVKSDDSSPPNEGGRSSPPPNCAICLGTCKNKSFTDSCLHQFCFKCLLTWSKVKAECPLCKQNFKSIIHNVRSNHQYEQYMVEQTQEDIERIEMDNFTNATRRFRYRTTLTLPRRDTMAIQQLLLQHYPLVADALPTPPHRRRPSSYFRRTVYRHNLWARPLPDFTGRFRDCSPEFYRYNDSQMHRLMPWLNRELHYLLNENTGHIAYVMSQIADLLPRYHINSPEFREGMQRYFGDRTEHFLHELYCFASTPYDISGYDRNVQYTTDSRISTMVNEILSSSDSESSVDSDIVLVSRSMPAEAPPGPSRVPAPVYPQNFISEPTADNVISIETLSQSDSDDDSSEVMVIGYIKPPHARTPEVVDLLGSDSDVVIEDETQPEPPQTPEVQENRPAPLVKLTLTQHNAQTAADSDSEGSTYTPPLPRKRPHLSTDTSPSSSNVETSLSSSTTSKSRTHETSPSSSSSTLSYYSDSSCDLFNPREKKKKKNTKKASSNLEKPKKKSKKTKSNAHKNKKIKTSSATEKKVTNNSRKSTSGKGVKSSKRSNSTSNTPPILDQPSTSGTQSSSKSNKKRKIDKKHSSRESKRLRSVVNVVNRYLRSSSSRESNHTSTSKSSSSTSSSIPERHGSITDNVTSASANLSDSSDSEYNLPLNLTVKILQPQK
- the LOC123696220 gene encoding mitogen-activated protein kinase p38b-like isoform X2, producing MPRYHTVEINKTEWIVPERYQMLTPVGSGAYGQVCSSIDTLHNMKVAIKKLARPFQSAVHAKRTYRELRMLKHMNHENVIGLLDVFTPEKSLEEFQQVYLVTHLMGADLNNIIRTQKLSDDHVQFLVYQILRGLKYIHSAGIIHRDLKPSNIAVNEDCELKILDFGLARPTETEMTGYVATRWYRAPEIMLNWMHYNQTVDIWSVGCIMAELLTGRTLFPGTDHIDHLTRILFLCGKPEQETIDKIISEEARNYIQSLPTLRRRDFREVFRGANPLAVNLLELMLELDADKRITAEQALAHEYLAQYADPTDEPVSAPYDQSFEDMDLPVDKWKELVWNEVVEFKPHPQHMNTVVEVNPS
- the LOC123696220 gene encoding mitogen-activated protein kinase p38b-like isoform X1, which produces MPRYHTVEINKTEWIVPERYQMLTPVGSGAYGQVCSSIDTLHNMKVAIKKLARPFQSAVHAKRTYRELRMLKHMNHENVIGLLDVFTPEKSLEEFQQVYLVTHLMGADLNNIIRTQKLSDDHVQFLVYQILRGLKYIHSAGIIHRDLKPSNIAVNEDCELKILDFGLARPTETEMTGYVATRWYRAPEIMLNWMHYNQTVDIWSVGCIMAELLTGRTLFPGTDHIHQLNLIMEILGTPAQEFMQKISSESARNYIQSLPTLRRRDFREVFRGANPLAVNLLELMLELDADKRITAEQALAHEYLAQYADPTDEPVSAPYDQSFEDMDLPVDKWKELVWNEVVEFKPHPQHMNTVVEVNPS
- the LOC123696220 gene encoding mitogen-activated protein kinase p38b-like isoform X3; the encoded protein is MKVAIKKLARPFQSAVHAKRTYRELRMLKHMNHENVIGLLDVFTPEKSLEEFQQVYLVTHLMGADLNNIIRTQKLSDDHVQFLVYQILRGLKYIHSAGIIHRDLKPSNIAVNEDCELKILDFGLARPTETEMTGYVATRWYRAPEIMLNWMHYNQTVDIWSVGCIMAELLTGRTLFPGTDHIHQLNLIMEILGTPAQEFMQKISSESARNYIQSLPTLRRRDFREVFRGANPLAVNLLELMLELDADKRITAEQALAHEYLAQYADPTDEPVSAPYDQSFEDMDLPVDKWKELVWNEVVEFKPHPQHMNTVVEVNPS
- the LOC123696245 gene encoding NADH dehydrogenase [ubiquinone] 1 beta subcomplex subunit 6-like encodes the protein MAQTAGVKPMTIAGRVAMERERCIGMTDAERQWRKQWLKDQVLAPNEPVHVEEYWKERTNPIRRFYRKPLDLLYDKLTPVLGKHRAADYRYITGKLGLIALGVLATHYYFKYSGNDWTKKGGWRVLQSKPMVLPGQPGFPFVSDRTSDNDYADRGFKKSAFNK